The Vicia villosa cultivar HV-30 ecotype Madison, WI linkage group LG1, Vvil1.0, whole genome shotgun sequence genome includes a region encoding these proteins:
- the LOC131618646 gene encoding uncharacterized protein LOC131618646 — MREYTEYSHLVAALLVAEQNDELLIKNHQARPTGTMSYPETNAMIFNRRRGGFNHLKRRGGHVHFDGNNGYACFDSHNQGGYHGRNLFHGRNHFHGRERGRGHVNSYRSLRYDQNNWNRKEKGKYIQEGPSRNYEDICYRCGKTGHWSKVCRTLEHLCKRQMAYVEEKGKEVNYNEIEPINDNTYFETADFVGGETD; from the coding sequence ATGAGGGAATACACTGAGTATTCTCATTTAGTTGCAGCCCTTCTAGTGGCAGAACAAAATGACGAGCTCCTTATAAAAAACCACCAGGCACGACCCACGGGAACAATGTCATATCCTGAAACTAATGCCATGATCTTTAATCGTAGGCGTGGTGGCTTTAATCATCTCAAGAGACGTGGTGGTCATGTTCATTTTGATGGTAATAATGGTTATGCTTGTTTTGATAGTCACAATCAAGGAGGATATCATGGTCGAAACCTTTTCCACGGTCGAAACCATTTTCATGGTAGAGAACGTGGAAGAGGTCATGTGAATAGTTATAGATCCCTCAGATATGACCAAAATAATTGGAATCGCAAAGAAAAGGGTAAGTATATCCAAGAAGGTCCCTCAAGGAATTATGAGGATATATGCTACAGATGCGGAAAGACAGGCCACTGGTCTAAGGTGTGTAGAACACTAGAACATTTGTGTAAAAGACAAATGGCATATGttgaagaaaagggaaaagaagtgAATTATAATGAGATTGAACCCATAAATGATAATACCTATTTTGAAACTGCTGATTTTGTTGGAGGTGAAACAGATTAA